A genomic segment from Glycine soja cultivar W05 chromosome 20, ASM419377v2, whole genome shotgun sequence encodes:
- the LOC114402268 gene encoding uncharacterized protein LOC114402268, giving the protein MQSISLFNSSPILFHPFSPSRPCSNGKKMNSFAPTKASMRGSADQNFSGRLVDESMIILRKRIHEMNMIERNYEPPSDWMDWEKRYYNKYDSIICEAVGVLQSQLMNTRPSLALGAMALVAISVPTSSAVLLFHLVELAKVVLAGAHLG; this is encoded by the coding sequence ATGCAATCCATTTCTTTGTTCAATTCCTCACCAATATTATTCCATCCATTTTCACCATCTAGGCCATGTTCTAATGGCAAGAAAATGAATTCGTTTGCTCCAACTAAGGCTTCCATGAGAGGATCAGCGGATCAGAACTTCAGTGGAAGGTTGGTGGATGAGAGCATGATAATACTGAGGAAGAGGATCCATGAGATGAACATGATAGAGAGGAACTATGAGCCTCCTTCAGATTGGATGGATTGGGAGAAGCGCTATTATAACAAGTATGACTCCATCATATGTGAAGCAGTGGGAGTTTTGCAGTCCCAATTGATGAACACCAGGCCAAGTTTGGCTCTTGGGGCCATGGCTTTGGTTGCAATCAGTGTTCCAACTTCTTCTGCTGTGCTTTTGTTTCATTTGGTTGAATTGGCCAAGGTTGTTTTGGCTGGGGCTCATCTTGGCTAG